The following proteins are encoded in a genomic region of Streptomyces lunaelactis:
- a CDS encoding alpha/beta fold hydrolase, with protein sequence MQPRVIYVHGNGNKVRSELLKSQWDNALFGRDMAEASRMAYWAPLRYETPLPDFRPDPLDGGPDGIEEMPPPAAFGAPEEFVAETLGEARADGGGVPPEGVPGTGERPDAALGDWLRDMTYLADTLAETEEAGEQGPGTEPLPEALPLPAAARKAVFRTLVKHTFRDVYAYFFGGMGQAIRDVVEEALDSLDGAPVVVVGHSLGSIVAYEVLTEQKREVELFVTVGSPLAITEVQDNLQLRPAVPAGVLAWRNASDLRDLVALDHTLRPEYAPPDRVTDLLVTNDSKNHHGITEYLGNSQVRDSVQRMFNRLA encoded by the coding sequence ATGCAACCCAGGGTCATTTACGTCCACGGCAATGGGAACAAGGTCCGCTCGGAACTGCTCAAATCTCAATGGGACAACGCGCTGTTCGGCCGGGACATGGCAGAGGCCTCGCGCATGGCGTACTGGGCTCCGCTCCGGTACGAGACGCCCTTGCCCGATTTCCGGCCCGACCCCCTGGACGGCGGGCCGGACGGAATCGAGGAGATGCCGCCACCCGCGGCCTTCGGCGCGCCTGAGGAGTTCGTCGCGGAAACCCTCGGCGAAGCCCGCGCGGACGGCGGTGGCGTCCCGCCCGAGGGCGTTCCCGGCACCGGTGAGCGGCCGGACGCCGCTCTGGGCGACTGGCTGCGTGACATGACCTATCTCGCGGACACCCTCGCCGAGACCGAGGAGGCCGGGGAGCAGGGGCCCGGAACCGAACCCCTGCCCGAGGCGCTCCCGCTGCCCGCGGCGGCTCGGAAAGCGGTGTTCCGTACGCTCGTCAAGCACACGTTCAGGGACGTCTACGCCTATTTCTTCGGCGGGATGGGACAGGCGATTCGCGACGTGGTCGAGGAGGCGCTGGACTCTCTGGACGGGGCCCCGGTCGTGGTCGTCGGCCACAGTCTCGGGTCCATCGTCGCCTACGAGGTGCTGACCGAGCAGAAGCGGGAGGTCGAGCTCTTCGTCACCGTCGGATCGCCGCTGGCGATCACCGAGGTGCAGGACAACCTCCAGCTGCGGCCCGCGGTGCCGGCCGGCGTGCTGGCCTGGCGCAACGCCTCGGACCTCCGGGATCTGGTGGCACTCGACCACACACTCAGACCCGAGTACGCGCCACCGGACCGGGTCACCGACCTGCTCGTGACCAACGACAGCAAGAACCACCACGGCATCACCGAGTATCTGGGAAATTCGCAGGTCAGAGATTCGGTCCAGCGGATGTTCAACCGTCTTGCGTGA
- a CDS encoding caspase family protein translates to MATGLSLHIGLNKVDPAKYGGWDGELVACEQDANDMAQLAREAGFGDTTLLTPDGTVENITAELRKAAKKLKSGDILLFSYSGHGGQVPNAKGSDNEPDDFDETLVLFDREFLDDELHREFGRFAEGVRILAFLDSCHSGSGIEVRDVLSSEAMQEHFQTRDPNEIENTSRLMPVAKQAEIYQRDKEFFQEIQRGIAAQDGGEGDVSALLVSGCQDNQLSSDGPVNGAFTGALLDVWGSGAFRGGYRAFHRDILQRMPATQSPNFYVAGRPGDDFLQQRPFTV, encoded by the coding sequence ATGGCCACCGGCCTTTCCCTGCACATCGGACTCAACAAGGTCGACCCGGCGAAGTACGGCGGCTGGGACGGCGAGCTCGTCGCCTGTGAGCAGGACGCCAACGACATGGCTCAGCTGGCGCGCGAGGCCGGGTTCGGCGACACGACCCTGCTCACCCCCGACGGCACCGTAGAGAACATCACCGCAGAGCTGCGCAAGGCGGCCAAGAAGCTGAAGAGCGGCGACATCCTGCTCTTCAGCTACTCGGGCCACGGCGGGCAGGTGCCGAACGCCAAGGGCTCGGACAACGAACCGGACGACTTCGACGAGACCCTGGTCCTCTTCGACCGTGAGTTCCTCGACGACGAGCTGCACAGAGAGTTCGGGCGCTTCGCCGAGGGCGTGCGGATCCTGGCCTTCCTGGACTCCTGCCACAGCGGAAGCGGCATCGAAGTACGGGACGTCCTCAGCTCCGAGGCCATGCAGGAGCACTTCCAGACCCGCGACCCGAACGAGATCGAGAACACCTCACGGCTCATGCCGGTCGCCAAGCAGGCGGAGATCTACCAGCGGGACAAGGAATTCTTCCAGGAGATCCAGCGGGGAATCGCCGCGCAGGACGGCGGCGAGGGGGACGTGAGCGCGCTCCTCGTCTCCGGCTGCCAGGACAACCAGCTCTCCTCCGACGGCCCGGTCAACGGCGCGTTCACCGGGGCTCTGCTGGACGTCTGGGGCAGCGGGGCGTTCCGCGGCGGCTATCGCGCGTTCCACCGCGACATCCTCCAGCGCATGCCCGCCACGCAGAGCCCGAACTTCTACGTGGCGGGCCGGCCGGGCGACGACTTCCTTCAGCAGCGGCCGTTCACTGTCTGA
- a CDS encoding adenosine deaminase family protein produces MINNSRSTARNRRTVVIALGLALLTAPAAAAADTGAPPAPTTAPAPAPAPGPATEHRVSAFLDSIRDRPQDLAAFFRQLPKGGDLHSHLAGAASTELLMDLAVTDGLCIENGTQRALAPPCPANSRPAADLRTDAEFRQQVLRAWSMQDFTPGEESGHDHFFATFGKFGEASWRHPGKLMAEVANTVARQNQFYQELMITPNSPGANALADRVGYDANLPRMRQKLLADGAMDQVVRQARTDADQGLAEFRATARCDSAKPDPGCAVPFRFISQVSRNSAPERVFTQMVVAMELAERDPRFVAVNLVQPEDGAVSLRDYSLHMRMLGHLHRVYPRAHITLHAGELAPGLVKPEDLRFHIAEAVNVAHAERIGHGVDIRHEDGADGLLRSMAERRVAVEVPLSSNDQILGVSGPEHPFPLYRQRGVPVVLATDDAGVSRITISDEYRRAATTYDLSYRELKDLARASLEYAFLPGRSLWRTPDGYRPVLECLAERPGKREPGRLCAAFLAANEKAVVEWRQEAAFTAFEQRVLASARGQARS; encoded by the coding sequence ATGATCAACAACAGTCGTAGCACCGCACGGAACCGTCGGACGGTGGTGATTGCTCTGGGGCTCGCGCTGCTCACCGCGCCGGCAGCAGCAGCCGCCGACACCGGCGCGCCACCCGCACCAACAACCGCACCCGCACCAGCACCCGCACCAGGTCCCGCCACCGAGCACCGCGTGTCCGCATTCCTGGACAGCATCCGCGACCGGCCGCAGGACCTGGCCGCGTTCTTCCGCCAACTGCCCAAGGGCGGAGACCTGCACAGCCATCTCGCCGGAGCGGCATCGACCGAGCTGCTGATGGACCTGGCCGTGACGGACGGTCTCTGCATCGAGAACGGCACCCAGCGCGCCCTCGCGCCGCCATGCCCGGCGAACAGCCGGCCCGCCGCCGACCTGCGCACCGATGCCGAGTTCCGGCAGCAGGTCCTGCGCGCCTGGTCGATGCAGGACTTCACACCGGGAGAGGAGTCAGGACACGACCACTTCTTCGCGACCTTCGGCAAGTTCGGCGAGGCGTCCTGGCGGCATCCGGGGAAGCTGATGGCCGAGGTGGCGAACACCGTGGCCCGGCAGAACCAGTTCTACCAAGAGCTGATGATCACCCCGAACAGCCCGGGGGCCAACGCGCTCGCCGACCGTGTCGGCTACGACGCGAACCTGCCCCGGATGCGTCAGAAGCTGCTCGCCGACGGCGCCATGGACCAGGTCGTGCGCCAGGCGCGGACCGATGCCGACCAGGGCCTCGCCGAGTTCCGGGCCACCGCCCGCTGCGACAGCGCCAAGCCGGACCCGGGCTGCGCGGTGCCGTTCCGGTTCATCTCGCAGGTCTCGCGGAACAGCGCTCCCGAGCGGGTCTTCACGCAGATGGTCGTGGCCATGGAGCTCGCCGAACGTGACCCCCGGTTCGTCGCGGTGAACCTGGTGCAGCCCGAGGACGGGGCTGTATCGCTGCGGGACTACAGCCTGCACATGCGGATGCTGGGCCATCTGCACCGCGTCTACCCCCGGGCGCACATCACCCTGCACGCCGGTGAACTCGCCCCCGGCCTGGTCAAGCCCGAGGACCTGCGCTTCCACATCGCCGAGGCGGTGAACGTCGCGCACGCCGAGCGCATCGGACACGGCGTCGACATCCGGCACGAGGACGGAGCGGACGGACTGCTGCGGTCCATGGCCGAGCGGCGGGTCGCCGTGGAGGTCCCGCTCAGCAGCAACGACCAGATCCTCGGCGTCTCGGGCCCCGAACACCCCTTCCCGCTCTACCGGCAGCGTGGTGTCCCGGTCGTGCTCGCCACCGATGACGCGGGTGTCTCCCGCATCACCATCAGCGACGAGTACCGGCGCGCGGCCACGACGTACGACCTGTCCTACCGGGAACTGAAGGACCTGGCCCGCGCCTCGCTCGAGTACGCCTTCCTGCCGGGCCGCAGCCTGTGGCGCACGCCGGACGGCTACCGTCCGGTGCTCGAGTGCCTCGCCGAACGGCCAGGCAAGCGTGAACCGGGCCGTCTCTGTGCGGCGTTCCTCGCGGCCAATGAGAAGGCAGTGGTGGAATGGCGGCAGGAGGCCGCGTTCACAGCCTTCGAGCAACGGGTACTCGCGTCCGCCCGGGGCCAGGCGCGGTCATAG
- a CDS encoding carbonic anhydrase encodes MRRDDHLRTGTGRRTFLRAAVASSAAATGGLALGTIPASAAPPATSSGPRPSTPWQALDELAAGNRRWRTFHQQHPHESRSVRNALVSGQHPFAVILGCIDSRVPPELVFDQGLGDLLTVRSAGEVLDEAVLGSIAYGVLELEIPLILVLGHQSCGAVAAAVHADESGEQLPAHIQYLADQIRPAIDYSQHGDARVDSTVNRNAGLVRRRLAAEPDLAAKVAAGELAIVGARYELTSQLVHALD; translated from the coding sequence CTGAGGCGAGATGATCATCTGCGAACCGGTACAGGACGTCGTACGTTTCTACGGGCAGCAGTCGCGAGCAGCGCGGCAGCCACCGGTGGCCTTGCGCTCGGGACGATTCCGGCGTCAGCCGCGCCCCCTGCGACGAGCTCCGGTCCCCGGCCGTCCACTCCCTGGCAGGCACTGGACGAGCTGGCCGCGGGCAACCGGCGCTGGCGCACCTTCCATCAGCAACACCCGCACGAGTCACGGTCCGTGCGGAACGCCCTGGTGTCCGGCCAGCACCCCTTCGCCGTGATCCTGGGGTGCATCGACTCGCGCGTACCGCCGGAGCTGGTCTTCGACCAGGGGCTCGGCGACCTGCTGACCGTACGCTCGGCAGGCGAGGTGCTGGACGAAGCCGTCCTCGGGAGCATCGCGTACGGCGTCCTGGAGCTGGAGATACCCCTGATACTGGTTCTCGGGCACCAGTCCTGCGGCGCGGTCGCCGCGGCGGTTCACGCCGATGAATCGGGCGAACAACTGCCCGCGCACATCCAGTACTTGGCCGATCAGATACGTCCGGCGATAGACTACAGCCAGCACGGCGACGCCCGTGTCGACTCGACCGTCAACCGCAATGCCGGACTCGTCCGCCGACGCCTCGCCGCGGAGCCCGACCTCGCCGCCAAGGTTGCCGCCGGGGAACTCGCCATCGTCGGGGCCCGGTACGAGCTCACGTCTCAGCTCGTCCACGCGCTCGACTGA
- a CDS encoding GNAT family N-acetyltransferase: MTPNSRPAGAEEVRIRRATARDAKRLTKLMRRSRAYEGPYAPMIAGYRVGPDYIETHRVFLALGEDERLLGFYALVLSPPELDLMFVADAAQGLGIGRRMIEHLLGEARDAGLAAVRIVAHPPAEGFYLSVGAKRIGTVSANPPAVMWDRPEMVLPIG; encoded by the coding sequence ATGACCCCGAACAGCCGGCCGGCCGGCGCCGAAGAGGTGCGGATCAGGCGGGCGACGGCCCGGGATGCGAAACGGCTCACGAAGCTGATGCGTCGCTCCCGTGCGTACGAAGGTCCTTACGCGCCGATGATCGCCGGATACCGGGTGGGCCCCGACTACATCGAGACCCACCGGGTCTTCCTGGCCCTCGGCGAGGACGAAAGACTGCTCGGTTTCTACGCCCTCGTCCTGTCCCCACCCGAACTCGACCTGATGTTCGTCGCCGACGCCGCGCAGGGACTCGGCATCGGCCGCCGCATGATCGAGCACCTGCTGGGCGAGGCGCGCGATGCCGGGCTGGCAGCCGTCCGTATCGTCGCGCACCCGCCTGCCGAGGGCTTCTACCTCAGCGTCGGGGCGAAACGGATCGGCACCGTGAGCGCGAATCCGCCCGCGGTGATGTGGGACCGGCCCGAGATGGTCCTCCCGATCGGTTGA
- a CDS encoding HD domain-containing protein gives MTTADLLQRALHHTDDPPLRPLPEQVADLLRRLDAPPRLAAHLRAVHDVAHQLADWTERRNPALSFDREAVLFGAATHDVGKTMYVAELTGPGSEHEEAGRRLLLAEGFAPHLARFAGTHARWTDPEIGIEDLLVSLADKIWKNKRVQELEDLLVARLAGASGGAAWEEFLELDEELARVGEGADGRLAFQASYPVHG, from the coding sequence GTGACGACCGCCGACCTGCTGCAGCGTGCGCTGCACCACACCGACGACCCGCCGCTGCGCCCGCTGCCGGAGCAGGTGGCCGACCTCCTCCGGCGCCTGGACGCCCCGCCGCGCCTCGCGGCGCATCTCCGCGCCGTTCACGATGTCGCGCACCAACTCGCCGACTGGACGGAGCGGCGGAACCCGGCGCTGTCCTTCGACCGGGAGGCCGTTCTCTTCGGGGCTGCAACGCACGATGTGGGCAAGACCATGTACGTCGCCGAACTCACCGGCCCCGGCTCGGAGCACGAGGAAGCAGGGCGCCGGCTCCTGCTCGCCGAAGGGTTCGCCCCCCACCTCGCCCGGTTCGCAGGCACCCACGCGAGGTGGACCGACCCCGAAATCGGGATCGAGGATCTGCTGGTGAGCCTCGCGGACAAGATCTGGAAGAACAAGCGCGTCCAGGAACTGGAGGATCTGCTGGTGGCGCGGCTGGCCGGGGCGAGCGGCGGGGCGGCCTGGGAGGAGTTCCTGGAGCTCGACGAGGAGCTGGCGCGCGTCGGTGAGGGCGCCGACGGGCGACTGGCCTTCCAGGCTTCGTACCCCGTGCACGGCTGA
- a CDS encoding siderophore-interacting protein — translation MGHGWEGVVLKLMRGKDFEFTVTGSEEVTKDFRRVHFTDGGMLALTGVHPTMWVRVWFENGGKPHQRAYTLVDPDPAAGTFSLEFALHEGCASDWARKAQPGDMIEATLQGTGFAAPDPLPTRLFVIGDPASLPAINSLLDALPEVPATIWFETTHASDHDLPLRLDAAHHDLRSVPRRDAGAHLVDEVKTALPSLLDGAADAYIWIACDTTTTRALTAYVRKDLAIPKDRVNALGYWRTAA, via the coding sequence GTGGGTCACGGCTGGGAGGGCGTCGTCCTCAAACTGATGCGCGGCAAGGACTTCGAGTTCACCGTGACGGGGTCCGAGGAGGTCACCAAGGACTTCCGGCGGGTGCACTTCACCGACGGCGGCATGCTCGCGCTGACCGGCGTGCACCCCACCATGTGGGTCCGCGTGTGGTTCGAGAACGGCGGCAAGCCGCATCAGCGGGCGTACACCCTCGTCGATCCCGACCCTGCCGCCGGGACCTTCAGCCTGGAGTTCGCCCTGCACGAGGGCTGCGCGAGCGACTGGGCGCGCAAGGCGCAGCCTGGCGACATGATCGAGGCGACGCTTCAGGGCACCGGGTTCGCCGCGCCCGACCCGCTGCCGACGCGGCTCTTCGTCATCGGCGACCCGGCCTCGCTCCCGGCGATCAACTCACTGCTCGACGCGCTCCCGGAGGTGCCGGCGACTATCTGGTTCGAAACGACGCACGCGTCGGACCACGACCTGCCGCTCCGTCTGGACGCGGCCCACCACGACCTGCGCAGCGTCCCTCGCCGCGACGCCGGAGCCCACCTGGTCGACGAGGTGAAGACCGCCCTGCCGTCCCTGCTCGACGGCGCGGCCGACGCGTACATCTGGATCGCCTGCGATACGACGACGACCCGGGCGCTGACCGCGTACGTACGCAAGGACCTGGCGATCCCCAAGGATCGTGTGAACGCCCTGGGTTACTGGCGCACAGCGGCCTGA
- a CDS encoding penicillin acylase family protein produces the protein MSTKIYRDAWGIPHLRADSAGELAFAQGRNAAVDRAWQIEVDRHRSQGTTAAFLGVDAVGWDRFARQARLDDTARRCFRGLDKNTASWITKYVDGVNAGLADGARRAPEFAVAGLAPGRWEPWTPLGIWLGTHILFAGFPTKLWREEVARTLGDEAIELFATDGPGTSGSNGWLVTGERTVTGAALIAGDPHRFIEDPGIYQQIHLSCPEFDVVGLAVPGIPGTPHFGHTGSVAWAITNAMADYQDLYAERLRRRGTEVEALGTEGWRLTSVHTETIEVAGADPVEIEVIETERGPVVIGGPDETAAISLRIPPRVSGDLGFGSLPALLRARTVADVDRAFDGWAEPVNVVQAADTEGGLLHRVAGRVPLRHQDNRLRVVPAWEPGHEWCGWYSPLPREAVDGVAVMANQRGLAEPLGVEFAPPHRADRIRRLLDEPGARSAKDMAAVHMDTQLASSRPLLELLGGLDGLSEAASELRGRLLGWDCRMDAGSTDAAAYADLRSAVVHRLAADPALEALARPAEPSGYPEMFLPWLALVPRVAFALETLLTTGALPGIDRPELVRAAVEEVAAEGRTPTAWGETHRLAPWQALPDPTHEVWPGLSGDHDCVLSTSSVPGITDRSSRGPAARYVWDLARREDSRWVVPFGASGVPGDAHHRDQLPLWLRGELVPVITDWTQLTEETSDF, from the coding sequence GTGAGCACAAAGATCTACCGGGACGCCTGGGGGATCCCGCATCTGCGGGCGGACAGCGCCGGCGAACTCGCCTTCGCCCAGGGGCGCAACGCCGCCGTGGACCGGGCCTGGCAGATCGAGGTCGACCGGCACCGGTCACAGGGCACCACGGCCGCCTTTCTCGGCGTGGACGCCGTCGGCTGGGACCGTTTCGCCCGGCAGGCCCGGCTGGACGACACCGCCCGGCGCTGCTTCCGCGGCCTCGACAAGAACACCGCCTCCTGGATCACGAAGTACGTCGACGGGGTCAACGCAGGCCTTGCCGACGGGGCGCGACGGGCCCCGGAATTCGCTGTCGCGGGACTGGCTCCCGGGCGATGGGAGCCGTGGACACCGCTGGGGATCTGGCTCGGCACGCACATCCTCTTCGCGGGCTTCCCCACCAAGCTGTGGCGCGAGGAGGTCGCCCGCACCCTCGGTGACGAGGCGATCGAGCTGTTCGCCACCGATGGGCCCGGCACCTCGGGGAGCAACGGCTGGCTCGTCACCGGCGAGCGGACCGTCACCGGGGCTGCGCTCATCGCGGGCGACCCGCACCGTTTCATCGAGGACCCGGGGATCTACCAGCAGATCCATCTGTCCTGCCCGGAGTTCGACGTGGTCGGGCTGGCCGTGCCGGGCATCCCGGGGACCCCGCATTTCGGGCACACCGGGTCGGTGGCCTGGGCGATCACCAACGCCATGGCCGACTACCAGGACCTCTACGCCGAGCGGCTCCGACGACGCGGCACGGAAGTGGAAGCGCTCGGCACGGAGGGCTGGCGGCTCACCTCCGTACATACCGAGACCATCGAGGTCGCGGGCGCCGACCCCGTCGAGATCGAGGTGATCGAGACCGAGCGCGGGCCCGTCGTGATCGGCGGCCCGGACGAGACGGCGGCGATCAGCCTCCGCATTCCCCCACGAGTGAGCGGGGACCTCGGCTTCGGCTCCCTGCCCGCGCTGCTGCGCGCCCGGACCGTCGCCGACGTGGACCGGGCGTTCGACGGATGGGCCGAGCCCGTCAATGTCGTACAGGCCGCGGACACCGAGGGCGGTCTGCTGCACCGTGTCGCGGGCCGGGTGCCGCTGCGGCATCAGGACAACCGGCTGCGTGTCGTACCGGCCTGGGAGCCGGGACACGAATGGTGCGGCTGGTACTCGCCGCTGCCGCGCGAGGCGGTCGACGGCGTCGCGGTGATGGCGAACCAGCGCGGACTGGCCGAACCCCTCGGTGTCGAGTTCGCGCCACCGCACCGCGCCGACCGCATACGCCGCCTGCTGGACGAGCCGGGCGCCCGGTCGGCCAAGGACATGGCCGCCGTACACATGGACACCCAACTGGCGTCCTCCCGGCCCCTGTTGGAGCTGCTGGGCGGCTTGGACGGACTGAGCGAGGCGGCATCGGAGCTGCGGGGGCGGCTGCTGGGCTGGGACTGCCGGATGGACGCCGGGAGTACGGACGCGGCGGCGTACGCCGATCTGCGCTCGGCGGTGGTGCACCGACTGGCCGCCGATCCGGCACTGGAGGCGTTGGCACGGCCTGCCGAGCCCTCAGGGTACCCGGAGATGTTCCTGCCCTGGCTGGCGCTCGTCCCGCGGGTCGCGTTCGCGCTCGAGACGCTGCTGACGACCGGCGCCCTGCCCGGGATCGACCGGCCGGAGCTGGTGCGGGCCGCCGTCGAGGAGGTGGCCGCCGAGGGCCGTACGCCCACGGCGTGGGGTGAGACGCACCGGCTCGCACCGTGGCAGGCGCTGCCCGACCCGACGCACGAGGTCTGGCCGGGGCTGTCCGGTGACCACGACTGTGTGCTGTCCACATCGAGCGTTCCGGGCATCACCGACCGCAGCTCGCGGGGACCGGCGGCCCGCTATGTGTGGGACCTCGCACGGCGGGAGGACAGCCGCTGGGTGGTTCCGTTCGGGGCGTCGGGGGTGCCCGGCGATGCCCACCACCGGGACCAGCTGCCGCTGTGGCTGCGCGGGGAACTCGTTCCCGTGATCACCGACTGGACTCAACTGACCGAGGAGACAAGTGACTTCTGA
- a CDS encoding GNAT family N-acetyltransferase, with product MTSESATRPREAVHEQHVEGFGTVRIVPVDPAADVDLIHGWVTGERARFWGMSGHSRDQVLEIYEYLDSLTTHHAFLVQRDGVPVALFQSYEPDADPVGECYEVQPGDYGVHLLISPAEGSAERGFTGGLLTVFLSYVLADPRWKRVVVEPDARNSKAIERLVRAGFVLGPEIDKPEKRARLAFLSRDALGRSG from the coding sequence GTGACTTCTGAATCCGCCACCCGCCCCCGCGAGGCCGTGCACGAGCAGCACGTCGAGGGCTTCGGGACCGTCCGCATCGTCCCGGTGGACCCTGCCGCCGACGTCGATCTGATCCACGGCTGGGTCACCGGGGAACGGGCCCGGTTCTGGGGCATGAGCGGCCACAGCCGTGATCAGGTCCTGGAGATCTACGAGTATCTGGACTCGCTCACCACCCACCACGCCTTTCTGGTGCAGCGGGACGGCGTGCCGGTCGCGCTCTTCCAGAGTTACGAACCGGACGCCGACCCGGTCGGCGAGTGCTACGAGGTACAGCCCGGCGACTACGGGGTCCATCTGCTGATCAGTCCCGCCGAAGGCAGTGCGGAGCGCGGCTTCACCGGCGGCCTCCTCACCGTGTTCCTCAGCTATGTGCTGGCGGATCCGCGGTGGAAGCGGGTCGTGGTCGAGCCGGACGCCCGCAACAGCAAGGCCATCGAGCGCCTTGTCCGGGCGGGTTTCGTGCTCGGACCCGAGATCGACAAGCCGGAGAAGCGGGCCCGGCTGGCCTTTCTCAGCCGCGACGCACTGGGGCGCAGCGGCTGA